In a genomic window of Phalacrocorax aristotelis chromosome 8, bGulAri2.1, whole genome shotgun sequence:
- the PSMD7 gene encoding 26S proteasome non-ATPase regulatory subunit 7, giving the protein MPELAVDRVVVHPLVLLSVVDHFNRIGKVGNQKRVVGVLLGSWQKKILDVSNSFAVPFDEDDKDDTVWFLDHDYLENMYGMFKKVNARERIVGWYHTGPKLHKNDIAINELMKRYCPNSVLVIIDVKPKDLGLPTEAYISVEEVHDDGTPTSKTFEHVTSEIGAEEAEEVGVEHLLRDIKDTTVGTLSQRITNQVHGLKGLNSKLLDIRSYLEKVAMGKLPINHQIIYHLQDVFNLLPDVNLQEFVKAFYLKTNDQMVVVYLASLIRSVVALHNLINNKIANRDAEKKEGQEKEESKKERKDEKEKDKEKSDVKKEEKKEKK; this is encoded by the exons ATGCCGGAGCTGGCGGTGGACCGGGTGGTGGTGCACCCGCTGGTGCTGCTCAGCGTCGTCGATCACTTCAACAG AATAGGAAAAGTTGGAAATCAGAAACGAGTCGTTGGTGTGCTGCTGGGCTCgtggcagaagaaaatactaGATGTGTCCAACAGTTTTGCAG TACCTTTTGATGAGGATGACAAGGACGATACTGTGTGGTTTCTAGACCATGACTACCTGGAGAACATGTATGGAATGTTTAAGAAGGTCAACG CTAGAGAAAGAATAGTTGGTTGGTACCACACAGGCCCTAAACTGCACAAGAATGACATTGCCATCAATGAACTGATGAAGAGATACTGTCCTAACTCC GTGTTGGTGATTATTGATGTGAAGCCAAAGGACCTGGGGCTGCCCACAGAAGCTTATATTTCGGTTGAAGAAGTTCACGAC GACGGCACCCCGACCTCCAAGACGTTCGAGCATGTGACTAGCGAGAtcggagcagaggaggccgaggaAGTTGGTGTCGAACACTTGCTACG AGATATCAAGGATACCACAGTGGGCACTCTGTCCCAGCGGATCACAAATCAGGTCCATGGCTTGAAGGGACTGAACTCCAAGCTTCTGGACATCAGGAGCTACCTAGAGAAAGTAGCCATGGGCAAACTCCCCATCAACCACCAGATCATCTACCACCTCCAGGACGTCTTCAACCTGCTGCCGGATGTCAACTTGCAAGAGTTTGTCAAGGCCTTTTATCTGAAGACCAACGACCAGATGGTGGTAGTTTATCTGGCTTCTCTCATCCGTTCCGTGGTTGCCCTGCACAACCTCATTAACAACAAGATTGCCAACAGggatgcagagaagaaagaaggacaggaaaaagaagaaagtaaaaaggagagaaaagatgagaaggagaaagacaaggagaaGAGTGATGtcaagaaagaggagaaaaaggagaaaaagtaa